A single Tenacibaculum sp. Bg11-29 DNA region contains:
- a CDS encoding histidine decarboxylase, translating to MSDAKNLPEEILQKLKTLKEQLTTARDTFLGYPVSKDFDYSALNEFFKFPINNLGDPFEQGTYRVQTHEMEREVVAFFAKLFRANPKDFWGYVTNGGSESNLYGLYLARELFPKAIVYYSESTHYSIRKNIHLLNIPSIVIKSQENGEIDYDDFENTVRMNRHKPVIVLATFGTTMKEAKDDVSKIKRILSSLAIQDNYIHCDAALAGSYGPFMKPKLPFDFIDGADSISISGHKFIGSPIPTGVLMAKRSNRDRIAKGISYIGSSDTTITGSRNGHSPLFLWYALKKLGIKGLQKRYKDSLEVAEYCENELKNIGIKAWRNPNAITVVLPKMPKSIKDKWQLATEGDIAHVICMPNVTKNQIDNFINDVKNCSEPVIEDEFSFDFSLS from the coding sequence CCTGAAGAAATTCTACAAAAATTAAAAACACTCAAAGAGCAATTAACCACAGCTCGTGACACATTTTTAGGATACCCTGTATCTAAAGACTTTGATTACTCAGCCTTAAATGAGTTTTTTAAATTTCCTATTAATAATTTAGGTGACCCGTTTGAACAAGGAACTTACAGAGTACAAACACATGAAATGGAACGTGAGGTAGTTGCTTTTTTTGCTAAATTATTTAGAGCAAATCCTAAAGATTTTTGGGGTTATGTAACCAATGGCGGCTCAGAAAGTAACTTATATGGCTTGTACCTTGCTAGAGAGTTATTTCCAAAAGCTATTGTATATTATTCTGAATCGACTCATTACAGCATTCGCAAAAATATTCATCTACTAAACATTCCAAGCATTGTTATAAAGTCTCAAGAAAATGGTGAAATTGATTATGATGATTTTGAAAATACTGTACGCATGAATCGTCATAAGCCAGTAATTGTTTTAGCTACCTTTGGTACTACAATGAAAGAGGCAAAAGACGATGTTTCAAAAATAAAACGTATTTTAAGTAGCTTAGCCATTCAAGATAATTATATTCATTGTGATGCTGCCTTGGCTGGTTCATATGGGCCTTTTATGAAACCGAAATTACCCTTCGACTTTATTGACGGAGCAGATAGTATTTCTATTAGCGGTCATAAATTTATAGGATCACCAATACCAACTGGGGTACTAATGGCAAAACGTTCTAACAGAGATCGTATTGCTAAGGGAATTTCATACATAGGTTCTTCTGATACAACAATCACCGGCTCTCGTAATGGTCATTCCCCTTTATTTTTATGGTATGCTCTAAAAAAATTAGGCATAAAAGGTTTACAAAAACGCTATAAAGATAGTTTAGAAGTTGCTGAATACTGTGAAAATGAATTAAAAAACATAGGTATCAAAGCATGGAGAAATCCCAACGCTATTACTGTTGTACTACCAAAAATGCCAAAAAGTATTAAAGATAAATGGCAATTAGCTACTGAAGGTGATATAGCTCACGTGATTTGTATGCCTAACGTAACTAAAAATCAAATAGATAATTTTATTAACGATGTAAAAAATTGCTCAGAACCTGTTATTGAAGATGAATTTTCTTTCGATTTTTCATTAAGCTAA
- a CDS encoding class I SAM-dependent methyltransferase: MDTKLLYNSKEYQLARYPKTDDKSLRAWSSVELLVLDYITDKKQDNIHLFNDRFGIWNSVLSSKNPVTVWAYASQKKAIVHNLELNNLSIDITYKTPLEDLGKVDLVLMKVPKSLELFEVFLQQIHKSADKQTEVVCGFMTKHFSASFLKIAERYFDEVEQSKAWKKARLLILKEPKKGIQYKELTNEIDWNDNLLQQHYGVFSSGKIDVGTQFLLENLQVQSDELKVLDVASGNGILAIETLRQNSNAQVTLVDDFNLAVASSEMNVKGENAQFICEDNLDDLEKESFDLVISNPPFHFEHENNIEVSVLLFKGVRSCLRKNGRFLLVANSHLNYKTHLKQVFTEVKIVKSNSKFVIYECRG; this comes from the coding sequence TTGGACACAAAATTATTATACAATTCTAAAGAATATCAATTAGCACGATATCCAAAAACAGATGATAAATCATTACGTGCTTGGAGCAGTGTAGAATTATTAGTTTTAGATTATATTACGGATAAAAAACAAGATAATATTCATTTATTTAATGACAGGTTCGGAATTTGGAATTCTGTATTGAGTAGTAAGAATCCAGTGACTGTTTGGGCCTATGCAAGCCAGAAGAAAGCAATTGTTCATAATTTAGAATTGAATAATTTATCTATCGATATTACTTATAAGACACCATTGGAAGATTTAGGTAAAGTTGACTTGGTGTTAATGAAAGTTCCAAAATCATTGGAATTATTTGAAGTTTTTTTACAGCAAATACATAAGTCTGCTGATAAGCAAACAGAAGTTGTTTGTGGATTTATGACTAAACATTTCTCTGCTTCTTTTCTTAAGATTGCTGAGCGGTATTTTGACGAGGTGGAGCAATCAAAAGCTTGGAAAAAAGCGCGATTACTTATCTTAAAAGAACCTAAAAAAGGAATTCAATATAAGGAGTTAACTAATGAAATTGATTGGAACGATAATTTACTTCAACAACATTATGGCGTATTTTCTTCAGGGAAGATTGATGTTGGAACGCAGTTTTTATTAGAGAATTTACAAGTGCAGTCTGATGAGTTAAAGGTGTTAGATGTTGCTTCAGGTAATGGGATTCTTGCAATTGAAACTTTGCGTCAAAATTCAAACGCTCAAGTAACCTTAGTTGATGATTTTAACTTAGCTGTTGCATCTTCTGAGATGAATGTAAAAGGTGAAAATGCTCAATTTATTTGTGAAGATAATCTAGATGATTTAGAAAAAGAAAGTTTTGATTTGGTAATTTCTAATCCTCCATTTCATTTCGAACATGAAAATAATATTGAGGTTTCTGTATTGCTTTTTAAAGGGGTGCGAAGTTGTTTGAGGAAAAATGGTCGATTTTTATTAGTAGCTAATTCTCATTTAAATTATAAAACGCATTTAAAGCAGGTTTTTACAGAAGTTAAAATTGTGAAATCAAATAGTAAGTTTGTTATTTATGAGTGTAGAGGGTAG
- a CDS encoding FMN-binding glutamate synthase family protein: protein MRDTILTVIIVVNILCGVLVYFIPDMGNYILLTIASAVTLLALYDAFFQDKHSLMRSFPVVARLRWVFEEEREKIQQYFIEDDLNGTPINREKRSLVYQRSKKEIETVPFGTQHNVYEKGYEFVKHSLFPKDHHHIVGERVLVGSDKCTQKYDASIINISAMSFGSLSKNAIMALNQGAKMANFAHNTGEGGISPYHLQGGDLIFQVGTGYFGAGKSVAGKRVFDDEVFKENAIRKEVKMIEIKFSQGAKPGHGGILPAKKNTEEIAKIRSVEPFTRVDSPPGHSSFSNFEEMISFIQKVRELSNGKPVGVKFCVGNNEEIETMIKTFAEADNYPDFISVDGGEGGTGSAPLEFSNYVGTPLLEGLAFVNKMLKKYGLKEQVKIIASGKAIDAFDIIKYKALGADVIGMARSFMLSIGCIQARECNLDTCPVGVATQDEDLVEALVVGDKNIRVKNYHDKTIEAVKEVVAAMGKESIAEVKSEDVFRRGKAGDLISLNKIYDLN, encoded by the coding sequence ATGAGAGATACTATTTTAACAGTTATTATTGTTGTTAATATTTTATGTGGAGTGTTGGTTTATTTTATTCCTGATATGGGGAATTATATTCTTTTAACAATTGCTTCTGCTGTAACTTTGTTGGCACTATATGATGCTTTTTTTCAAGATAAACATTCTTTAATGAGGTCTTTTCCTGTTGTTGCTCGTTTACGATGGGTTTTTGAGGAGGAACGTGAGAAAATTCAACAATATTTTATTGAAGATGATTTAAATGGAACACCAATTAATCGTGAAAAAAGAAGTCTCGTTTATCAGCGATCAAAAAAAGAAATAGAAACAGTACCGTTTGGTACGCAGCATAATGTGTATGAAAAAGGTTACGAATTTGTAAAACATTCATTATTTCCTAAGGATCATCATCATATTGTAGGTGAAAGGGTGTTGGTTGGTTCTGATAAATGCACTCAAAAGTATGATGCATCAATAATTAATATATCAGCAATGTCGTTTGGTTCTTTGAGTAAAAACGCAATAATGGCCTTAAACCAAGGGGCTAAAATGGCTAATTTTGCACATAATACTGGTGAGGGTGGTATTTCTCCGTATCATTTACAAGGAGGTGACTTAATTTTTCAAGTAGGAACAGGGTATTTTGGTGCTGGGAAAAGTGTGGCTGGAAAACGTGTTTTTGATGATGAAGTTTTTAAAGAAAATGCTATTCGTAAAGAAGTGAAAATGATTGAAATTAAATTTTCTCAAGGAGCTAAACCAGGTCATGGAGGTATTTTACCTGCAAAAAAGAATACTGAAGAGATTGCTAAAATTCGTTCAGTAGAGCCATTTACGAGAGTAGATTCACCTCCTGGACATTCTTCATTTTCTAATTTTGAGGAGATGATTTCTTTTATTCAGAAAGTTAGGGAGTTGTCTAATGGAAAACCTGTTGGGGTTAAGTTTTGTGTGGGGAATAACGAAGAAATAGAAACAATGATAAAAACGTTTGCTGAAGCTGATAATTATCCTGATTTTATTTCGGTTGATGGAGGAGAAGGAGGTACAGGGTCTGCTCCTTTAGAATTTTCTAATTATGTAGGTACTCCGTTATTAGAGGGGTTGGCCTTTGTAAATAAAATGTTGAAGAAATATGGCTTAAAAGAGCAGGTTAAAATTATAGCGAGTGGTAAAGCAATTGACGCTTTTGATATTATTAAATATAAGGCTTTAGGTGCTGATGTTATTGGTATGGCACGTAGTTTTATGTTAAGTATTGGTTGTATTCAAGCACGTGAATGTAATTTAGATACTTGCCCAGTTGGTGTAGCTACTCAAGATGAAGATTTAGTAGAGGCTTTAGTTGTTGGTGATAAAAATATTCGTGTTAAAAATTACCATGATAAAACAATTGAGGCTGTAAAAGAAGTAGTGGCTGCTATGGGAAAAGAATCTATTGCAGAGGTGAAATCAGAAGATGTTTTTAGAAGAGGGAAAGCAGGAGATCTTATTTCTTTAAATAAAATTTACGATTTAAATTAA
- a CDS encoding type B 50S ribosomal protein L31, producing MRKGIHPENYRMVAFKDMSNGDVFLTRSTANTKETLDVEGTEYPLIKLEISRTSHPFYTGKSKLVDTAGRIDKFKNKYSKFKK from the coding sequence ATGCGTAAAGGAATACATCCAGAAAATTATAGAATGGTAGCTTTTAAAGATATGTCTAACGGAGATGTATTTTTAACACGTTCAACTGCTAACACTAAAGAAACTTTAGACGTAGAAGGAACTGAGTATCCATTAATAAAATTAGAAATTTCAAGAACTTCTCACCCTTTCTATACAGGTAAATCTAAACTGGTAGATACTGCAGGACGTATTGATAAGTTTAAAAACAAGTACTCGAAGTTTAAAAAATAA
- a CDS encoding glutaminyl-peptide cyclotransferase, translated as MRIYTYFALALATIIITSCGQSEYKFKLNTSKKTTLGQKAAIKFEQLKGKEIDSVHLFVNNKRVNKNETSLAINTSNFGVGKHTVTALAFYPQKSKKISNSIEVFAKDAPTLYGFKIINTFPHDDKAYTQGLEYKDGFLYETTGRRGESSLRKVDLKTGEVLQKIALDKKYFGEGMSIVNNKIYWLTWQARKGFVYDLENFKQINEFNYNRSNEGWGLTHGNNELIKSDGSNKIWFLDIKNQKEKRAIQAYTNKVSLKSLNELEWINGKIYANYWQKPLIAIINPDNGVVEGIINLTELVKEMEKTQKLVDQDDVLNGIAYDNENNRLFVTGKHWSKLFEIELVKK; from the coding sequence ATGCGTATTTATACATACTTTGCTTTAGCTTTAGCTACAATTATAATCACTTCTTGTGGCCAATCAGAATACAAATTTAAGTTAAACACCTCTAAAAAAACAACTTTAGGGCAAAAGGCTGCTATTAAATTTGAACAACTTAAGGGAAAAGAGATTGATTCGGTACATTTATTCGTTAATAATAAACGAGTAAATAAAAATGAAACTAGCTTAGCTATTAACACTTCTAACTTTGGTGTTGGTAAACATACTGTTACAGCATTGGCTTTTTACCCTCAAAAATCTAAAAAAATAAGTAATTCAATCGAAGTATTTGCCAAAGATGCTCCGACTCTTTATGGTTTTAAAATTATAAACACCTTCCCGCATGATGATAAAGCATATACGCAAGGACTAGAATATAAAGATGGTTTTTTATATGAAACAACAGGTCGTAGAGGTGAGTCTTCTTTAAGAAAGGTTGATTTAAAAACCGGAGAGGTTTTACAAAAAATTGCTTTAGATAAAAAATATTTTGGTGAAGGAATGTCGATAGTTAACAATAAAATTTATTGGTTAACATGGCAAGCACGTAAAGGTTTTGTTTATGATTTAGAAAATTTTAAACAAATTAATGAGTTTAACTACAACCGTAGCAATGAAGGTTGGGGATTAACACATGGTAATAATGAGTTAATAAAATCTGATGGATCAAATAAAATTTGGTTTTTAGATATTAAAAATCAAAAAGAAAAAAGAGCTATACAGGCTTATACCAATAAAGTTTCTTTAAAAAGCTTAAATGAATTAGAATGGATTAATGGAAAAATTTATGCAAATTATTGGCAAAAACCTTTAATTGCAATTATTAATCCTGATAATGGAGTTGTTGAGGGAATTATTAATTTAACTGAATTAGTTAAAGAGATGGAAAAAACACAAAAATTAGTTGACCAAGATGATGTTTTAAACGGGATAGCCTATGACAACGAAAATAACCGTTTGTTTGTTACAGGAAAACATTGGTCTAAATTATTTGAAATCGAATTAGTTAAGAAATAA
- a CDS encoding amidohydrolase family protein, producing MKKINFLLAFLLVVTYSFGQRTYILCGKLIDTKSGKVQAKKTIVVNGNKITKVFDGYIMPRDKTSKTIDLRDKVVMPGLIDMHVHIEQEFDRKTRLNRYVLNEADVAFNSVGFAKTTLLNGFTTVRDLGGSGVNISIAKAIASGKIPGPRVFTAGKSLATTGGHADPTNGSSRKLVGNPGPKEGVVNSVEDAKKAVRQRYKNGADCIKITATGGVLSVAKSGDNPQFTIEEIKAICDTAKDYGMHVAAHAHGDEGMRRAIIGGVKTIEHGTYMSDETMELMKKHNAFLVPTITAGKEVEEKAKIKGFYPDIVVPKALAVGPQIQGTFARAYKKGVGIAFGTDAGVFKHGNNGKEFGYMVEVGMPAMETIQAATITNAKILKMEDEIGQVEKGFFADIIAVNDDPTKNIHTMENVVFVMKNGIVYKKK from the coding sequence ATGAAGAAAATCAATTTTTTACTTGCTTTTTTATTAGTTGTAACCTATTCTTTTGGTCAGCGTACATATATTTTATGTGGAAAGTTAATAGATACAAAGTCAGGAAAAGTTCAGGCAAAAAAAACCATTGTAGTTAATGGAAATAAAATCACAAAGGTTTTTGATGGGTATATAATGCCTAGAGATAAAACTTCAAAAACAATTGATTTACGAGATAAAGTTGTGATGCCTGGATTGATTGATATGCATGTGCACATAGAACAAGAGTTTGATAGAAAAACAAGGTTGAATAGATATGTTTTAAATGAAGCTGATGTAGCTTTTAACTCAGTTGGTTTTGCCAAAACAACGTTGTTAAATGGATTTACAACAGTAAGAGATTTAGGAGGGAGCGGCGTAAATATTTCGATAGCAAAGGCGATTGCTTCAGGAAAAATACCTGGACCAAGAGTTTTTACAGCAGGAAAATCATTAGCAACTACGGGAGGTCATGCAGATCCAACAAATGGTAGCAGTAGAAAATTAGTAGGAAATCCTGGGCCAAAAGAAGGAGTCGTTAATAGTGTAGAGGATGCTAAAAAAGCAGTACGTCAACGTTATAAAAATGGTGCAGATTGTATTAAAATTACTGCGACTGGAGGAGTATTAAGTGTAGCTAAATCAGGAGATAATCCACAGTTTACGATAGAAGAGATAAAAGCTATTTGTGATACCGCTAAAGATTACGGGATGCATGTTGCTGCTCATGCACATGGTGATGAAGGAATGAGGCGTGCAATTATTGGGGGTGTAAAAACAATTGAGCATGGTACTTATATGAGTGATGAGACAATGGAGTTGATGAAAAAACACAATGCTTTTTTAGTGCCTACTATTACAGCAGGAAAAGAAGTTGAAGAGAAAGCTAAAATAAAAGGGTTTTATCCAGATATCGTTGTGCCGAAAGCATTAGCTGTTGGTCCACAAATTCAAGGAACATTTGCAAGAGCATATAAAAAAGGAGTAGGTATTGCTTTTGGTACAGATGCAGGAGTTTTTAAGCATGGGAATAACGGAAAAGAATTTGGTTATATGGTAGAAGTAGGTATGCCGGCTATGGAAACCATACAAGCGGCAACAATTACAAATGCCAAAATTTTAAAAATGGAAGATGAAATTGGTCAGGTTGAAAAAGGTTTTTTTGCTGATATTATAGCTGTTAATGATGATCCAACCAAAAATATACATACAATGGAAAATGTTGTTTTTGTTATGAAAAACGGAATTGTTTATAAGAAAAAATAG
- a CDS encoding SDR family oxidoreductase encodes MKNIVITGTSRGIGFELAQQFANEGHNVLALSRNTEPLKKINHKNITTISVDLSNNEDLKKATTFIKKEWKTVDVLINNAGKLINKPFTDLTTVDFEEVYKVNVFAVAELTRLLIPFLTKGSHVVTVSSMGGIQGSMKFPGLAAYSSAKGAVITLSELLAEEYKEQQIAFNVLALGAVQTEMLEEAFPGYVAPLSAKEMANYIFDFSLTGNKFYNGKVLQVSSSTP; translated from the coding sequence ATGAAGAATATTGTAATTACAGGAACCAGTAGAGGTATTGGTTTTGAATTAGCACAACAGTTTGCTAACGAAGGGCATAACGTTTTAGCATTATCGAGAAATACTGAGCCTTTAAAAAAAATAAATCATAAGAATATTACTACGATATCTGTTGACTTATCTAATAATGAAGATTTAAAAAAAGCAACTACTTTCATTAAAAAAGAATGGAAAACTGTAGATGTTTTAATAAACAATGCGGGAAAACTAATTAACAAACCTTTTACTGATTTAACGACAGTTGATTTTGAAGAAGTATATAAAGTAAATGTTTTTGCTGTTGCTGAATTAACAAGGTTATTAATTCCGTTTCTTACAAAAGGAAGCCATGTCGTTACTGTTAGTTCTATGGGAGGAATTCAAGGAAGTATGAAATTTCCTGGTTTAGCTGCTTACAGTTCTGCTAAAGGTGCCGTTATAACATTATCTGAATTATTAGCTGAAGAATACAAGGAGCAACAAATAGCATTCAACGTTTTAGCTTTAGGCGCTGTGCAAACCGAAATGCTAGAAGAAGCTTTCCCTGGTTATGTAGCTCCTTTATCTGCTAAAGAAATGGCTAATTACATTTTTGACTTTTCGTTAACAGGAAATAAATTTTATAACGGAAAAGTATTGCAAGTATCTAGTTCTACTCCATAA
- a CDS encoding SprT-like domain-containing protein has product MYKTLIKYIPEKAIPLVEYLINEHKINLKIVNQRETKHGDFRTFPNGQTQITVNNNLNEYQFLLTLVHEIAHHVTHKKFGRVQPHGKHWKTVFQHLMLPFLRPDIYPNEILPYLANYFKNPKASTDTDVNLSLALRGGKAESGKSFIFEIPNGTVFQFKDTLYKRGNKRRTRYECLNLMNNRVYLFNQNAEVKLTASNI; this is encoded by the coding sequence TTGTACAAAACACTTATAAAATATATTCCAGAAAAAGCAATTCCATTAGTTGAATATTTAATTAATGAACATAAGATTAATCTTAAAATTGTAAATCAACGAGAGACCAAACATGGTGATTTTCGGACTTTTCCGAATGGACAAACACAAATAACGGTTAACAATAACTTAAATGAATACCAGTTCTTACTAACACTAGTTCATGAAATTGCACACCATGTTACGCATAAAAAATTTGGAAGAGTACAACCTCATGGAAAACACTGGAAAACAGTTTTTCAACACTTAATGTTACCTTTTTTACGACCAGACATTTACCCTAATGAAATTCTTCCCTACCTAGCTAATTATTTTAAAAATCCTAAAGCAAGTACTGATACCGATGTTAATTTATCTTTAGCTTTACGAGGTGGAAAAGCTGAAAGTGGAAAAAGCTTTATATTTGAGATACCAAACGGAACTGTATTTCAATTTAAAGACACATTATATAAAAGAGGCAATAAACGTAGAACTCGTTATGAATGTTTAAATTTAATGAACAATCGAGTGTATCTTTTTAATCAAAATGCAGAAGTGAAGTTAACAGCTTCAAACATATAA
- a CDS encoding mannose-1-phosphate guanylyltransferase, producing the protein MNKNYYAVIMAGGVGSRFWPVSTEEYPKQFHDMLGTGESLIQRTFNRINQLIPSENILIATNERYEKLVLEQLPKTTKKQLLLEPTMRNTAPCILYAALKIHNLNSDAVMLVAPSDHWIENETEFLKNIKTSFEASANNDNLMTLGIQPNSPNTGYGYIKFEENSSDIKKVKNFTEKPNLQTAKQFLASGDYLWNAGIFIWSTKSILNAFKKHLPQMLNVLDDGNNVYNTDFEDDFIKNNYAKCENISIDYGIMERSNNVHILPVDFGWNDLGTWGSLYNKLNKDSQENAVVGAETIFRDANGNMVRTESGKKVIIQGLSDYIIVEKGDTLLICPRKDEQDIKQISAAAKKTF; encoded by the coding sequence ATGAATAAGAACTATTACGCAGTAATTATGGCAGGTGGTGTTGGTTCAAGATTTTGGCCAGTAAGCACCGAAGAATATCCTAAGCAATTTCATGACATGTTAGGTACAGGTGAATCACTAATTCAACGTACTTTTAACAGAATTAATCAATTAATCCCGTCTGAAAACATATTAATTGCCACTAATGAACGTTATGAAAAGTTAGTGTTAGAGCAACTACCCAAAACCACAAAGAAGCAATTATTATTAGAACCTACAATGCGCAACACTGCTCCTTGTATTTTATATGCTGCTTTAAAAATTCATAATCTGAATTCAGATGCAGTAATGCTAGTTGCGCCATCTGATCATTGGATTGAAAACGAAACTGAATTTTTAAAAAATATTAAAACATCTTTTGAGGCATCTGCTAATAATGATAATTTAATGACTTTAGGTATTCAACCCAACTCACCTAATACAGGTTATGGATACATTAAATTTGAAGAAAACTCTTCAGATATAAAAAAAGTAAAAAACTTTACAGAAAAACCTAATCTTCAAACTGCTAAGCAATTTTTAGCTAGTGGTGATTACTTATGGAATGCGGGTATTTTTATTTGGTCAACTAAAAGTATATTAAACGCTTTTAAAAAACATTTACCACAGATGTTAAACGTTTTAGATGATGGAAATAACGTTTACAATACTGATTTTGAAGATGATTTCATAAAAAACAATTATGCCAAATGTGAAAACATTTCTATTGATTACGGAATTATGGAACGCTCTAACAACGTACATATTTTACCTGTAGATTTTGGGTGGAATGATCTAGGTACTTGGGGATCTTTATATAATAAACTAAATAAAGATTCACAAGAAAATGCTGTTGTTGGTGCTGAAACTATTTTTAGGGATGCTAACGGAAACATGGTTCGTACTGAAAGCGGCAAGAAAGTAATCATTCAAGGGTTGAGTGATTATATTATTGTAGAAAAAGGTGATACACTATTAATTTGCCCTCGAAAAGATGAGCAAGATATTAAACAGATTAGTGCAGCAGCTAAAAAAACATTTTAA
- a CDS encoding thioredoxin family protein, with translation MAKEKESVKWEASFDVAIEKAKNENKPILIFFTGSDWCPPCKQVDRTLFHADKFKDFSEANLVLYKADFPRNRYLISSEVKKENSKLQYKYRIHAFPTVVMINTAGDVLGKKKGAYMPKDYYTFFEEIIKNN, from the coding sequence ATGGCTAAAGAGAAAGAAAGTGTAAAATGGGAAGCGTCTTTTGATGTGGCTATTGAAAAGGCTAAAAATGAGAATAAACCTATTTTAATTTTCTTTACAGGTTCAGATTGGTGTCCACCATGTAAGCAAGTAGATAGAACATTATTTCATGCGGATAAATTTAAAGATTTTTCAGAGGCAAATTTAGTGCTTTATAAAGCCGATTTTCCTAGAAATAGATATCTTATTTCTTCAGAAGTAAAAAAAGAAAATAGTAAACTACAATATAAGTATAGGATACATGCTTTTCCTACAGTAGTTATGATAAATACTGCCGGAGATGTTTTAGGAAAGAAAAAGGGAGCTTATATGCCAAAGGATTATTATACTTTTTTTGAAGAAATTATAAAGAATAATTAA
- the lpxK gene encoding tetraacyldisaccharide 4'-kinase, whose product MKLFRFLLFPFAIAYDIITTVRNKFFDIGILKSTSFNIPVIAVGNLSVGGTGKSPQIEYLIRLLKEHYRVAVLSRGYKRKTKGFQVVNANHSAKDVGDEPLQFYKKFKNEVTVAVDADRTNGIEELLKRKVAPQIVLLDDAYQHRKVKASHYILLTKYDDLYTDDFILPVGNLREGKRGADRANIIVVTKCPEDLSEIRKQEVRNKIRLKANQQLFFTIISYDENLKGTDLELTVSDLKEKEVLLVTGIANPNSLLQFLDKNEINYKHLKYPDHYDFTESDINKIEKEFQELPQLNKIIVTTEKDYMRLEGKVENVSYISIKSEFLHEGELFDELIVNSINR is encoded by the coding sequence ATGAAATTATTTCGATTTTTATTGTTTCCGTTTGCTATTGCATACGATATTATTACTACAGTTCGTAATAAGTTTTTTGATATAGGTATTTTAAAATCAACCTCTTTTAATATTCCAGTTATTGCTGTTGGAAATTTAAGCGTAGGCGGAACAGGGAAATCACCACAAATAGAATATCTAATTCGATTATTAAAAGAACACTACAGAGTTGCTGTTTTAAGTCGCGGTTATAAACGAAAAACAAAAGGTTTTCAAGTTGTAAACGCTAACCATTCTGCCAAAGATGTTGGTGATGAGCCTTTGCAGTTTTATAAAAAATTTAAAAATGAAGTTACGGTTGCTGTTGATGCTGATAGAACTAACGGGATAGAAGAGTTATTAAAAAGAAAAGTAGCCCCACAAATAGTTTTATTAGACGATGCTTATCAGCATAGAAAAGTAAAAGCGAGTCATTATATTTTATTAACAAAGTATGATGATTTGTATACAGATGATTTTATTTTGCCTGTAGGTAATTTAAGAGAGGGGAAAAGAGGGGCAGATCGAGCAAATATAATAGTAGTTACTAAATGCCCTGAAGATTTATCAGAAATAAGAAAACAAGAAGTAAGAAATAAGATACGACTTAAAGCGAATCAACAATTATTTTTTACTATAATTTCTTATGATGAGAACTTAAAAGGGACAGATTTAGAACTTACAGTTTCTGATTTAAAAGAAAAAGAAGTATTGCTGGTTACAGGAATTGCAAACCCAAATTCATTATTACAGTTTTTGGATAAAAACGAAATTAATTATAAGCACTTAAAGTATCCAGATCATTATGATTTTACTGAAAGTGATATAAATAAAATAGAAAAAGAATTTCAAGAACTACCACAATTGAATAAGATAATAGTGACTACTGAAAAAGATTATATGCGTTTAGAAGGTAAGGTTGAAAATGTATCGTATATCTCAATTAAAAGTGAGTTTTTGCATGAAGGAGAATTATTTGATGAATTAATAGTTAATAGTATAAATAGATAG